The genomic region CTGGGAGATCGAGTGGGCTGGCACCTCTGCGCGCCGCGCCGAGGTCACCATGCGCAAACCCGATAGCGCGCTGATCGGCCAGGGACCCCTCGTGCTGGATCTCGCCATGGGCGAGTCTAGCGGCGACGTGCGCGGTGGGGAGCTCTCCGGCAGCCTCCAGTTGACGCCGCGCCAGGCCGAGGAGCTCGCCGGCGAGGACTGGGAGGTCGAGGTGCGCCTGCTCGACAAGCGCGGCATGCGCCTCACAGGCAAGCTCGAGCGAGAGGAGCTTC from Pseudomonadota bacterium harbors:
- a CDS encoding CHRD domain-containing protein, translating into MKLNNRAYLVLSAALLMVGAGASQASITSYSAELTVDDWPSAEGGPARGNASIALDDSTNELSWEIEWAGTSARRAEVTMRKPDSALIGQGPLVLDLAMGESSGDVRGGELSGSLQLTPRQAEELAGEDWEVEVRLLDKRGMRLTGKLEREEL